GGACTTTTATTTTTTGACATATCTTTGCCTTTCTTTTTTGGTCATGTCGCGCGCTGATAAAATTAACGCATGCTTGTTTTGTATACAGCCAAAATATTCCTCCGATTTTCAAACGAACATCTCTCTACTTAAATTTTTCCTTCGCACAAATCTGAAATTGGAAAACACAGATCATAATCATTCCAAACCAAATCTCCGTATTCGATTTTGAATTGCTTAAACACATCCGGATTCATATACTTTCTAATTTCAGGGTGTCGAGAGTTTCTAAGAAATGGTTCAAAATCAACTAGCCTTTCATTGCAGTCATTAAACTTTAGCCGTATTCGATAGTTTGAAAGATATTCAGCTTGAGTAATCTCGATGGTATCTTGTTCGAGTTTCATTTTATTGTTTAAAGAATCGGCAACAAAGGGTGTATCATCTTCATCGATATCTTTGCACAACCTAAATGCTTTTTTCTTGTTGTCTTTTGATATTGTGGCCTCACTTACAAAACTGATTTTCTGGAAAATTCTGTACATCAGTTCGAGCAATTCTATGTCTGACAATTTAGAATGCTTTAAAAGCTTTTCTTTATTGTTAAATATTTCTACAAAAACAAAATTAGGAGCGTAATATTTTACGTCCCTTTCGAAAAATTTATCCCGAATGGCTGAATGTTTATCAAGCAGAATCGAGAAGATGATATTGGTATCAATTACGACCACACCTATTCACCTTCTAAAAATTCTGCTTTGTTCTTCTTCCACCAATCCTGTTTGATGCTTTTGGACAGTTTTAAAATTTCCTCATCAAAATTGGCCTTCTTAATGAGGTGCTCAACTCGAAATTTGTTGAGCAAATTCGTCAAAAAATCGATATCGACAGATTTCTTATCTATTGAAATGATGATTTTGTCATCTGTGCTTTTGACTTCAATTGCTTGCATAATGCTTACTCCCAATCGTTTTAATCTTTCTTAAATCTCAAAATCAATTTTGGTAAGATAAAAAAAGTTAAATTCATTGAGTAAATTACCAGCCGTTTCCAGGCAATGTACTTCAAAGCTTTTATTGTTGTTCATTCATTTAGTCCTATAAATAGGTTTAAAAGTAGAGTATTTCAGCTTCAACATTACTTCCGATAATCAGGGTTATCGGTAATAAAAATATACCACTTTTTTTGTTTTCAAACAAGAAAAAATGATGAGGTGTCAGGGGAGATAATTAACCTGCAAAACCGCCAAAAATGCCGTCGAATTTAGTTATGAGGCTGCGGCGGTTGAAACCCTTGTTAGAACTATTGCTGTTATGCACTCGTCTATCTTACCTTGTGTTTCAGAAACGCGATTTTGATTCTTCCTTAAAGAAACAATTAAAAGTCAAAGAATTAAATTCGCGACACCTTACACATTTCAAACAATTTAGGCGTTTAGCGCCAATCATCGACAAAATTTTGTCGATGATTTTGATTGACAATCTACAATTCGAGAAGTACAGACTCTTTTTGAAAATCGCAAATCGTAGAGCGCATATCGTAAATCGTATATGTTCGAGTCCAGAATCTGATATACGATATATGATCGACGTCCCGGACGGCCGGGATTTACGATCTACAGTCCGCGCTTTTCTCTTTTCGGTTTGACAACTGCCCCGAAGGGGCCACGTCGTCCGCACGAAGTCGCGGACGACGCTTAGATATAGTATAA
The DNA window shown above is from candidate division KSB1 bacterium and carries:
- a CDS encoding DUF2442 domain-containing protein encodes the protein MVVIDTNIIFSILLDKHSAIRDKFFERDVKYYAPNFVFVEIFNNKEKLLKHSKLSDIELLELMYRIFQKISFVSEATISKDNKKKAFRLCKDIDEDDTPFVADSLNNKMKLEQDTIEITQAEYLSNYRIRLKFNDCNERLVDFEPFLRNSRHPEIRKYMNPDVFKQFKIEYGDLVWNDYDLCFPISDLCEGKI